The following proteins are encoded in a genomic region of Flavobacteriales bacterium:
- a CDS encoding HlyC/CorC family transporter: protein MSSSLTILLTLLFSSFFSGMEIAFVSANRLKIELENKQGKLSARILSKFIKKPAWFIGAMLVGNNVSLVIYGIAMAGIIEPVVQIYIQSHSVVLTVQIVISTLLVLVAAEFLPKTIFRIDPNRILNLFAIPAFIIYYMLFFTGIVWLIIRLSDFLLRNILGVSVSEDEEVVFGRLDLDAYLKEAATGDEEKVDQEIQIIQNVLDFSKIKIRECMVPRTEIIALPIDASIETLRKKFIETWHSKILVYKDSLDDIIGYVHVYDVFKDTDTLKSSLRPLLWISEAMTANELLGQFIQQRKSIAVVLDEFGGTSGIVTIEDVVEEIFGEIEDEHDVEKQTEKKIGENEFIFSARVEIDYLNDEYKFNIPVSDEYETLGGYIVHHLQNIPMLNDRVEIENLHFIITSVEKTHIEKVYLEVKEKEVK, encoded by the coding sequence ATGAGTAGTTCGTTAACAATACTTCTTACCCTCTTATTTTCATCCTTTTTTTCTGGGATGGAAATCGCCTTTGTTTCGGCCAATCGGTTGAAAATTGAGTTGGAAAATAAACAAGGAAAACTAAGTGCAAGAATACTCTCCAAGTTCATTAAAAAACCTGCTTGGTTTATTGGAGCGATGCTCGTTGGGAACAACGTTTCGTTAGTCATTTATGGAATAGCAATGGCAGGTATAATTGAGCCTGTAGTTCAAATTTATATCCAATCGCATTCCGTAGTTCTTACAGTTCAAATAGTAATCTCTACCTTATTAGTATTGGTGGCAGCCGAGTTTTTGCCAAAAACGATATTCAGAATCGATCCGAATCGAATATTGAATCTCTTTGCGATACCAGCTTTCATAATTTATTACATGCTATTCTTTACAGGTATAGTTTGGTTAATCATAAGATTGTCGGATTTTTTATTGAGGAATATTCTAGGAGTATCTGTTTCAGAAGACGAAGAGGTCGTATTTGGTAGATTAGACTTGGACGCTTATCTGAAAGAAGCAGCTACTGGGGATGAAGAAAAGGTTGATCAGGAAATTCAGATAATTCAAAATGTACTCGATTTCTCGAAGATTAAAATAAGGGAATGTATGGTTCCGAGAACTGAAATTATTGCTCTTCCTATCGATGCATCAATAGAAACTTTGCGTAAGAAGTTTATAGAGACATGGCATTCAAAAATTCTAGTTTATAAGGATTCGTTGGATGATATAATAGGATATGTGCATGTATATGACGTATTTAAAGATACAGATACATTAAAGTCTTCCCTGCGGCCTTTGTTATGGATTTCGGAAGCAATGACTGCAAATGAACTCTTAGGCCAGTTTATTCAACAACGCAAGAGTATAGCGGTTGTACTCGATGAATTTGGAGGAACATCAGGTATTGTTACCATCGAGGATGTTGTTGAAGAAATATTTGGAGAAATCGAGGACGAACACGATGTCGAAAAACAGACTGAGAAGAAAATTGGTGAAAATGAATTCATTTTTTCTGCTAGAGTAGAAATAGACTATTTAAATGATGAGTATAAGTTTAATATTCCTGTATCAGATGAATATGAAACATTAGGGGGATATATCGTCCATCACCTGCAGAATATCCCAAT